The Sphingomicrobium sp. genome has a window encoding:
- a CDS encoding porin: protein MKIAKSREAAVAAAVAAAGLVLTPAFAAPSAKKRPAPVSLSFDALSTFTPANGDPKLAAALAGKSLALTDFQFTPAAAKGRPSQIRVAIRARGNAPKTMLAQASAPVPATAAVTSLNPTSYNLGVAVGWKRLAVSGDVAKVKSADPALGSRETAVVGVSYSLKRFTGRVAVGADKADGRPLPALRQGDTYSVDVGASYALSRRVALTGGVRYNVERDRLSALQDDRRDSQAVYVGTAFKF from the coding sequence GTGAAGATCGCGAAGAGCAGGGAAGCAGCCGTCGCTGCGGCAGTTGCCGCGGCGGGCCTCGTCTTGACCCCCGCGTTCGCAGCACCGTCCGCGAAGAAGCGCCCGGCGCCCGTTTCGCTCAGCTTTGACGCTCTGTCGACGTTCACGCCGGCCAATGGCGATCCCAAGCTCGCGGCTGCGCTGGCCGGTAAGAGCCTGGCGCTCACCGACTTCCAGTTCACGCCCGCTGCGGCAAAGGGCCGCCCGTCGCAGATCCGAGTCGCGATCCGTGCTCGCGGCAATGCGCCGAAGACCATGCTCGCACAGGCCAGCGCTCCGGTGCCGGCGACCGCCGCAGTCACTTCGCTGAACCCGACCAGCTATAATCTTGGCGTTGCCGTCGGCTGGAAGCGCCTCGCCGTGTCCGGCGACGTCGCCAAGGTGAAGAGCGCCGATCCGGCGCTTGGCAGCCGCGAAACCGCAGTGGTCGGTGTCAGCTACTCGCTCAAGCGCTTCACCGGCCGTGTTGCGGTTGGTGCCGACAAGGCGGACGGACGTCCGCTCCCGGCGCTTCGCCAGGGCGATACCTATTCGGTCGACGTCGGCGCGTCTTATGCGCTTTCGCGGCGCGTCGCCCTCACCGGCGGCGTCCGCTACAATGTCGAGCGCGATCGCTTGTCGGCGCTTCAGGACGACCGCCGCGACAGCCAGGCCGTCTACGTCGGCACCGCGTTCAAGTTCTAA
- a CDS encoding ParB/RepB/Spo0J family partition protein — protein MSAERPAKGLGMGLSALLGEATRSPAAESGADEGSGVREVELSRIHRNPEQPRTHFSEEALDELADSIRQRGVLQPILLRRDGDGFMIVAGERRWRAAQRAQLHKIPAIVRDIDENTTAELALIENIQRQDLNALEEAEGYRQLIKRYGHTQDAVAGIVHKSRSHVANLLRLLELPEFVRQSLLKGDISMGHARAVAASEDPEALTREVIRHGWSVRRTEQEAKKVRPGAGIDFGRAAARRAAAGPVNADLAALERQLSDMLGLKVQVAHKGQGGAVTLSYSSLDQLDMICQRLSGEPI, from the coding sequence ATGAGCGCCGAGCGGCCGGCGAAAGGCCTCGGCATGGGTCTCTCGGCCCTGCTCGGTGAAGCCACGCGCAGTCCGGCTGCGGAGAGCGGCGCCGACGAAGGCTCGGGTGTCCGCGAAGTCGAGCTTTCGCGCATTCACCGCAATCCCGAGCAGCCGCGCACCCATTTCAGCGAGGAGGCGCTCGACGAGCTTGCCGATTCAATCCGTCAACGCGGCGTGCTCCAGCCGATCCTGCTGAGGCGCGACGGCGACGGGTTCATGATTGTCGCCGGCGAGCGCCGTTGGCGCGCCGCGCAGCGTGCGCAGCTGCACAAGATCCCGGCCATTGTCCGCGACATCGACGAGAATACGACGGCCGAGCTGGCGCTGATCGAGAATATCCAGCGGCAGGACTTAAACGCGCTCGAGGAGGCCGAGGGCTACCGGCAACTGATCAAGCGCTACGGCCACACGCAGGACGCGGTCGCCGGCATCGTCCACAAGTCGCGAAGCCATGTCGCCAATCTGCTGCGCCTGCTCGAACTGCCCGAGTTCGTGAGGCAATCGCTATTGAAAGGCGATATCAGCATGGGCCACGCTCGCGCTGTCGCGGCGTCCGAGGACCCTGAAGCGCTCACGCGCGAGGTCATTCGCCATGGCTGGTCGGTGCGTCGCACGGAGCAGGAGGCAAAGAAAGTAAGGCCGGGCGCCGGGATCGACTTCGGGCGCGCCGCCGCGCGGAGAGCGGCAGCCGGACCCGTCAATGCGGACCTTGCTGCGCTCGAGCGCCAATTGAGCGACATGCTCGGCCTCAAGGTCCAGGTTGCGCACAAGGGGCAGGGTGGTGCCGTCACCCTCAGCTACTCGAGCCTCGATCAGCTCGACATGATCTGCCAGCGGCTGAGCGGAGAGCCGATCTAG
- the rsmG gene encoding 16S rRNA (guanine(527)-N(7))-methyltransferase RsmG — MIERLEQVTGRPVSRETIERLEAYVALLRDESRRQNLVSAATLDQIWERHIVDSAQLVRFAEEPQASWIDIGSGAGLPGVVIACMVEGPVTLVEPRRLRADFLHKACESLRIDANVICGKAERVEGKFDVITGRAVAVLARFLEISQHLSTGKSLWVLPKGRSAQTELADARRAWQGVFHVEPSVTDAESFIVVGTGVRAKQ, encoded by the coding sequence ATGATCGAGCGACTCGAGCAGGTCACAGGGCGGCCTGTTTCACGTGAAACAATCGAACGGCTCGAGGCCTATGTTGCGCTGTTGCGGGACGAGAGCCGCCGCCAAAACTTGGTTTCTGCGGCGACGCTCGACCAAATCTGGGAACGCCACATTGTCGACTCTGCGCAGCTCGTTCGGTTCGCAGAGGAGCCACAGGCTTCGTGGATCGACATTGGATCGGGAGCAGGCCTGCCGGGCGTTGTGATCGCCTGCATGGTTGAAGGTCCCGTCACTCTTGTCGAGCCGCGCCGCCTGCGCGCCGATTTTCTCCACAAGGCCTGCGAATCGCTCCGCATCGACGCCAATGTGATCTGCGGCAAGGCCGAGCGCGTCGAGGGAAAGTTCGACGTGATCACCGGACGCGCTGTCGCGGTACTCGCTCGCTTTCTTGAGATATCCCAGCATCTGTCCACAGGAAAAAGCCTGTGGGTGCTGCCCAAGGGACGAAGTGCCCAGACCGAACTGGCCGACGCCCGGCGCGCGTGGCAAGGTGTGTTTCACGTGGAACCAAGTGTCACCGACGCCGAGTCCTTCATCGTTGTCGGTACGGGGGTGAGGGCGAAACAATGA
- a CDS encoding DUF3576 domain-containing protein, translated as MNRLHVTAAVLVAAALASTGCARNRNAAPAKLAPARMTTIAVNSYLWRAAVDTVSFAPLLQANPSSGVIITDWYSNPRAPGERVKLTVAILDPELRADALRVSAARQVNQNGAWVDAPVAAATVQKLEDIILTRARDLRRVPLAR; from the coding sequence ATGAATCGTCTGCACGTCACTGCCGCCGTCTTGGTTGCGGCTGCCCTCGCAAGCACCGGCTGCGCCCGGAACAGGAACGCTGCTCCGGCCAAGCTCGCGCCGGCGCGCATGACCACGATTGCGGTGAACAGCTACTTGTGGCGCGCGGCGGTGGACACCGTCTCGTTCGCTCCCCTGCTTCAGGCCAACCCGAGCAGCGGAGTGATCATCACCGACTGGTATTCCAATCCGCGGGCGCCCGGCGAGCGCGTCAAGCTGACCGTCGCGATCCTCGACCCTGAGCTGCGCGCCGATGCGCTGCGCGTGTCGGCGGCCCGGCAGGTGAACCAGAACGGAGCCTGGGTCGATGCGCCGGTAGCGGCGGCCACGGTGCAGAAGCTTGAGGACATCATCCTCACCCGCGCCCGTGACCTGCGGCGCGTTCCCCTCGCGCGCTAA
- the lptE gene encoding LPS assembly lipoprotein LptE, translating to MKPRLMIAALLLPLTGCGLRPLYAGGNDGPVAGVLQSVEVAPIPGQPGWLVRTKLVDRLTRTGSGTPRYRLDVKLDDNLTLYGLRAERAATQERRTLRARYQLVDLANGTTVLDATAGSDVSIDTVSSEYATVAAEQTALENLSRILADQIVARLAVYAARTR from the coding sequence ATGAAGCCGCGCCTGATGATCGCCGCCTTGCTGCTGCCCCTGACGGGCTGCGGGCTTCGCCCACTCTACGCCGGCGGGAACGACGGCCCGGTCGCAGGCGTGCTCCAGTCGGTCGAGGTCGCGCCCATTCCCGGCCAGCCTGGGTGGCTGGTGCGGACCAAGCTTGTCGACCGCCTGACGCGGACGGGGAGCGGAACGCCGCGGTACCGGCTGGATGTGAAGCTGGACGATAATTTGACCCTGTACGGCCTTCGCGCCGAACGCGCCGCTACCCAGGAACGCCGCACCCTCCGCGCCCGCTACCAGCTCGTGGATCTGGCGAATGGAACGACCGTGCTCGACGCGACTGCAGGGTCGGACGTCAGCATCGATACGGTCAGCAGCGAATATGCGACCGTCGCTGCCGAGCAGACAGCGCTGGAAAACCTTTCACGAATCCTCGCCGACCAGATCGTTGCACGGCTCGCGGTCTACGCCGCGCGCACAAGGTGA
- the holA gene encoding DNA polymerase III subunit delta, giving the protein MKVAKQSIARVVDQPDRATRFYLFCGPDESQSRALAARLLAALGAAKLAVSSGEVRANPALLADEAAALSLFGERRLIWIEPASNEIADGVEALLAAPSIESPVVAIAGALTKSSALLKLAEASRDAQAFTAYPPEGNDALRVVSELGRRYGLKISPPVAARLAESCANDQAIVAQELEKLALYVGASPHAPKDLELDAVDDVGADSNEEDILKLGDMALTGDIAGLSETVARLPAQGSEAIPAIRALQRRLLMLTPARARVERGERLDAVLASLGKSLFWKDKPAVERMLRTWTAHDLATVAERAGALERSFMFSPAPQREALGEELLAIARKARSAGR; this is encoded by the coding sequence GTGAAAGTCGCAAAGCAGTCGATCGCCCGCGTCGTCGACCAGCCCGATCGCGCGACCCGCTTCTATCTGTTCTGCGGCCCGGACGAATCGCAGTCGCGCGCGCTTGCGGCTCGGCTGCTTGCAGCCCTCGGCGCCGCGAAACTCGCGGTGAGCAGCGGGGAAGTAAGGGCCAATCCGGCGCTGCTGGCCGATGAAGCGGCGGCGCTTAGCCTGTTCGGCGAGCGCCGGCTGATCTGGATCGAGCCAGCCAGCAACGAAATCGCCGACGGCGTAGAGGCGCTGCTTGCCGCGCCGTCGATCGAAAGCCCGGTGGTGGCGATTGCCGGCGCGCTGACGAAGAGCTCCGCGCTCCTCAAGCTCGCGGAAGCGTCGCGGGACGCTCAAGCTTTCACGGCCTATCCGCCGGAGGGCAATGATGCGCTCCGCGTCGTTTCGGAACTCGGGCGCCGCTACGGCCTGAAGATCAGCCCGCCCGTGGCTGCGCGGCTGGCCGAGAGCTGCGCCAACGACCAGGCGATCGTTGCCCAGGAACTCGAAAAGCTCGCCCTGTACGTCGGCGCGTCGCCTCATGCGCCGAAGGACCTGGAACTCGACGCTGTCGACGACGTCGGGGCAGACAGCAATGAGGAAGACATCCTCAAGCTTGGCGACATGGCGCTGACGGGAGACATTGCGGGCCTTTCCGAAACCGTCGCCCGGCTCCCGGCCCAGGGTTCTGAAGCCATTCCGGCCATTCGCGCTCTTCAGCGCCGGCTGCTGATGCTCACGCCTGCCCGGGCCCGGGTCGAGCGCGGCGAACGACTGGATGCCGTCTTGGCGTCACTTGGCAAATCATTGTTCTGGAAGGACAAACCGGCGGTGGAGCGAATGCTGCGTACCTGGACGGCGCACGATCTGGCGACGGTTGCCGAGCGGGCCGGTGCCCTCGAGCGATCCTTCATGTTCAGCCCCGCCCCACAGCGTGAAGCGTTGGGAGAAGAGTTGCTGGCGATTGCTCGCAAGGCGCGCAGCGCCGGCCGCTGA
- a CDS encoding ParA family protein → MIRIAVANQKGGVGKTTTCINLATALAAIGWRVLLVDLDPQGNASTGVGISASHRTLSSYDVLIGRASASEAAVATRVPRLDLLPATVDLSGAEVEMVSLEDRAHRLDKALAAAGPQRWDICLIDCPPSLGLLTVNALVAARHLLVPLQCEFFALEGLSQLLQTVERIRTAFNPELSILGVALTMFDRRNNLSQAVAEDVRACLGAAVFDTIVPRNVRLSEAPSHGLPALIYDLKCPGSEAYVRLARELIGRLPQIAEAA, encoded by the coding sequence ATGATCCGCATCGCGGTTGCGAACCAAAAGGGCGGGGTCGGCAAGACCACGACCTGCATCAACCTCGCCACGGCACTCGCCGCAATCGGTTGGCGCGTCCTCCTGGTCGATCTCGATCCGCAGGGAAATGCCTCAACCGGGGTTGGTATCTCTGCCTCACATCGCACGCTGTCGAGCTATGATGTCTTGATCGGCAGGGCGTCGGCCTCAGAAGCGGCGGTGGCGACGCGTGTCCCGCGGCTCGACCTACTCCCGGCCACTGTCGACCTGTCCGGCGCGGAGGTGGAGATGGTCTCCCTCGAAGATCGCGCCCACCGCCTGGACAAAGCCTTGGCGGCGGCGGGGCCGCAGCGCTGGGACATCTGCCTGATCGACTGCCCGCCATCGCTCGGACTGCTTACCGTCAATGCGCTTGTCGCTGCACGGCACTTGCTCGTGCCCCTGCAGTGCGAATTCTTCGCGCTCGAGGGGCTTAGCCAGCTCCTTCAGACCGTCGAACGTATTCGCACCGCCTTCAACCCGGAACTGAGCATCCTCGGCGTAGCGCTGACGATGTTTGATCGCCGTAATAATCTCTCGCAGGCTGTTGCCGAAGATGTGCGGGCGTGCCTGGGCGCGGCAGTGTTCGATACAATTGTGCCACGGAACGTGCGTTTGTCGGAGGCGCCGAGCCATGGCCTGCCGGCGCTGATCTACGACCTCAAATGCCCCGGCTCCGAAGCTTATGTCCGCTTGGCGCGGGAGTTGATCGGGCGCCTGCCGCAGATCGCGGAGGCGGCATGA
- a CDS encoding thiamine phosphate synthase translates to MPRRQTSPSRWLLVTDANSAEVLELARQLPAGSGILVLVPLVSSQMLRLRYIAALRRLTVTEEAPGAAARVHNIKELRRALLRRTDIIMLSPLYPTRSHPDWQPLGRMQAAAVARLGGRRLVALGGMDAKRYARVARLGFSGWAGISAFRT, encoded by the coding sequence ATGCCGCGCCGCCAGACCAGTCCAAGCCGCTGGCTCCTCGTCACCGATGCGAACAGCGCGGAGGTGCTCGAGCTCGCGCGGCAGCTGCCAGCCGGAAGCGGAATCCTCGTGCTGGTGCCCCTCGTCTCATCCCAAATGCTGCGCCTGCGGTACATCGCGGCGCTTCGGCGCCTGACTGTCACTGAAGAAGCGCCCGGAGCGGCCGCGCGGGTTCACAACATCAAGGAACTGCGGCGCGCTTTGCTGCGAAGGACCGACATCATCATGCTGTCGCCGTTGTACCCGACGCGCAGCCACCCGGACTGGCAGCCGCTTGGGCGCATGCAGGCAGCAGCGGTCGCGCGGCTTGGCGGTCGACGGCTGGTTGCACTCGGCGGGATGGACGCAAAGCGCTACGCGCGCGTGGCGCGGCTGGGCTTCAGCGGATGGGCAGGGATTTCGGCGTTTAGAACTTGA
- a CDS encoding YggS family pyridoxal phosphate-dependent enzyme, translating into MAQAAQRRQQILDRLARAAEIARRDPADVQLIAVSKGRSAEEIAPLIDAGQRDFGESRVQEALGKWPALLAANDGLRLHCIGRLQSNKAAEALEFFDTIQSVDRRSLLEALIKEAGDRTPSVYVQVNIGEEEQKGGCAIGEVGDLVEAVRRSALPLAGLMAIPPLGVEPAPYFALLAKLARRHDVTGLSIGMSGDFEAAVMLGATAVRVGTALFEES; encoded by the coding sequence ATGGCACAGGCGGCACAAAGACGACAGCAGATCCTCGACCGGCTCGCCCGCGCCGCCGAGATCGCCAGACGCGACCCCGCGGACGTTCAACTGATTGCGGTCAGCAAGGGCCGCTCGGCGGAAGAGATCGCGCCGCTGATCGACGCGGGGCAGCGCGACTTCGGAGAGAGCCGCGTCCAGGAGGCGCTCGGCAAATGGCCGGCCCTGCTGGCAGCGAACGATGGCCTCAGGCTCCACTGCATCGGCCGCTTGCAGTCGAACAAGGCGGCTGAAGCGCTCGAGTTCTTCGACACGATCCAGTCGGTAGACCGCCGCTCACTCCTGGAAGCACTGATCAAGGAAGCGGGCGATCGAACCCCTAGCGTCTACGTCCAGGTCAACATCGGCGAGGAGGAACAGAAGGGCGGCTGCGCAATCGGCGAAGTGGGCGACCTTGTGGAAGCCGTTCGCCGATCGGCCCTGCCGCTCGCCGGGCTGATGGCGATTCCACCTCTGGGCGTAGAGCCGGCGCCCTACTTCGCCTTGCTTGCCAAACTCGCGCGGCGGCATGACGTCACAGGCTTGAGCATTGGTATGTCAGGCGATTTCGAAGCGGCGGTGATGCTCGGCGCGACCGCGGTGCGGGTGGGCACCGCCTTGTTCGAGGAATCATGA
- the leuS gene encoding leucine--tRNA ligase, with the protein MSGRFDPVAADRRWQARWADEACFTADSNSNKPKTYVLEMFPYPSGRIHMGHVRNYTMGDVIARYRRMQGHEVLHPMGWDAFGMPAENAAMERKVHPGEWTWANIATMRDQLKRIGFALDWSRELATCDPAYYGHEQALFLDLFDAGLVYRKESEVNWDPVDITVLANEQVIDGRGWRSGAPVERRKLSQWFLKITDFAEELLEGLGELDAWPEKVRLMQENWIGKSPGLQFRFRLAQPAGDIDSVEVFTTRPDTIFGASFVAVAADHPIAQAAAAANPEAAAFIAECKKGGTTAAELETAEKKGFATSFEVVHPLDPQWRLPVYIANFVLMDYGTGAIFGVPGHDQRDFEFAKQYHLPIRRVVAAASDVASQPIGDAAENAPGIAVNSRFLDGLTTEQAAAEIIRRAEEAGWGQGTTQYRLRDWGVSRQRYWGTPIPIIHCSGCGAVPVPRDQLPVVLPEDVSFDIPGNPLDRHASWKNVDCPSCGGAARRETDTLDTFVDSSWYFIRFASQPSDRPFDPSEAEKWLPVAQYIGGVEHAILHLLYARFWTRALQRIGRLSVAEPFRGLFTQGMVTHETYRAGDGSWLSPDEVKRNGDDWIHIESGQPVTLGRVEKMSKSKRNTVDPEPILDEYGADAVRWFMLSDSPPERDLEWSVGGIEGAARFVQRVWRLATADLTAEGTDEALDRKWHRAVAAVGEAIDGLQFNKAVAQLYELVTAIEKAKPSASRGQAVRTLVLLVAPMAPHLAEECWSAMGEQGLIADAAWPTFDPAMLVEDQVTLAVQVNGKLRDTLTAPRGLDRGAAEALALASENVQRQLAGAAPRKVIVVPDRLVNIVA; encoded by the coding sequence ATGAGCGGGCGTTTCGACCCGGTCGCGGCCGACCGCCGGTGGCAGGCGCGGTGGGCCGACGAAGCCTGCTTCACTGCCGACAGCAACAGCAACAAGCCCAAGACCTACGTCCTCGAGATGTTCCCCTATCCGTCGGGGCGCATCCACATGGGCCACGTCCGCAACTACACGATGGGCGACGTGATCGCCCGCTATCGCCGGATGCAGGGCCACGAGGTTCTCCACCCGATGGGTTGGGACGCGTTCGGCATGCCAGCCGAAAATGCGGCCATGGAGCGCAAGGTGCACCCGGGGGAATGGACCTGGGCCAACATCGCAACGATGCGCGATCAGCTGAAGCGCATCGGCTTCGCCCTCGATTGGAGCCGCGAGCTCGCCACCTGCGATCCCGCTTACTACGGTCACGAGCAGGCGCTGTTCCTCGACCTGTTCGACGCCGGGCTGGTCTACCGCAAGGAAAGCGAGGTCAATTGGGACCCGGTCGACATCACCGTGCTCGCCAACGAGCAGGTCATCGATGGCCGCGGGTGGCGCTCCGGAGCCCCGGTCGAGCGGCGCAAGCTCAGCCAGTGGTTCCTGAAGATCACCGACTTCGCAGAAGAATTGCTCGAAGGCCTCGGGGAGCTGGACGCCTGGCCGGAAAAGGTTCGGCTGATGCAGGAGAACTGGATCGGCAAGAGCCCCGGGCTGCAATTCCGCTTCCGCCTCGCGCAGCCTGCCGGCGACATCGACAGCGTCGAAGTCTTCACGACCCGGCCCGACACGATCTTCGGCGCGAGCTTCGTGGCGGTCGCTGCCGATCATCCGATCGCCCAGGCAGCGGCAGCGGCGAACCCAGAAGCGGCGGCGTTCATCGCCGAATGCAAGAAGGGCGGCACCACGGCAGCGGAGCTGGAGACCGCGGAGAAGAAGGGCTTCGCCACCAGCTTCGAGGTCGTCCACCCGCTAGACCCCCAGTGGCGGCTGCCGGTCTACATCGCGAACTTCGTGCTCATGGACTACGGTACGGGGGCCATTTTCGGTGTGCCCGGGCACGATCAGCGCGATTTCGAATTTGCGAAGCAATATCACCTCCCAATTCGCCGCGTCGTTGCTGCTGCTTCCGACGTAGCGAGTCAGCCGATCGGCGACGCGGCAGAGAATGCGCCCGGCATCGCCGTCAACTCGCGCTTCCTCGACGGACTGACGACCGAGCAGGCCGCCGCGGAGATCATCCGCAGGGCCGAGGAAGCCGGCTGGGGCCAGGGCACCACGCAATACCGTCTTCGCGACTGGGGCGTCTCGCGCCAGCGCTACTGGGGCACACCGATCCCGATCATCCACTGCAGCGGGTGCGGAGCGGTGCCGGTCCCACGTGATCAGCTGCCGGTGGTTCTTCCCGAGGACGTCAGCTTCGACATTCCCGGCAACCCGCTGGACCGCCACGCGTCGTGGAAGAATGTCGACTGCCCGAGCTGTGGCGGCGCGGCGCGGCGAGAGACAGACACGCTCGATACCTTCGTCGATTCGAGCTGGTACTTCATCCGTTTCGCCAGCCAGCCGTCCGACAGGCCGTTCGACCCTTCGGAAGCCGAAAAGTGGCTGCCGGTCGCGCAATATATCGGGGGCGTCGAGCACGCGATCCTTCACCTCCTCTACGCCCGGTTCTGGACGCGCGCTTTGCAGCGGATCGGCAGGCTTTCCGTCGCCGAGCCGTTCCGTGGCTTGTTCACCCAGGGCATGGTCACGCACGAGACCTATCGCGCGGGTGACGGTAGCTGGCTCAGCCCCGATGAAGTGAAGCGCAACGGCGACGACTGGATCCACATCGAAAGCGGACAGCCGGTGACGCTCGGCCGCGTCGAGAAGATGTCCAAGTCGAAGCGCAACACCGTCGATCCCGAACCGATCCTCGATGAATATGGCGCGGACGCAGTTCGCTGGTTCATGCTGTCCGACAGCCCGCCCGAACGGGACCTCGAATGGTCGGTCGGGGGAATTGAGGGCGCCGCCCGCTTCGTCCAGCGCGTCTGGCGCCTGGCAACTGCGGATCTGACGGCCGAAGGCACGGACGAAGCGCTCGACCGCAAATGGCACCGCGCCGTCGCGGCCGTCGGCGAAGCCATCGATGGGCTCCAGTTCAACAAGGCCGTCGCACAGCTCTATGAACTGGTGACCGCCATCGAAAAGGCGAAGCCATCCGCCTCCCGGGGGCAGGCGGTTCGCACGCTCGTCTTGCTGGTCGCGCCGATGGCCCCGCACCTCGCCGAGGAATGCTGGTCCGCCATGGGCGAGCAGGGACTGATCGCCGACGCGGCCTGGCCGACGTTCGACCCGGCCATGCTGGTCGAAGATCAGGTGACCCTGGCCGTGCAGGTCAACGGCAAGCTCCGCGACACGTTGACTGCGCCGCGGGGGCTCGACCGCGGCGCGGCCGAAGCCTTGGCGCTCGCGTCGGAGAATGTGCAGCGGCAGCTTGCCGGCGCCGCTCCGCGAAAAGTGATTGTGGTTCCGGACAGGCTGGTGAACATCGTCGCATGA
- a CDS encoding HAD family phosphatase, whose amino-acid sequence MIPFDALIFDFDGVLLESELPMNQIIADVLTDLGHPTTLDDALQHSVGHTGREVFRIMEQRIGGPLPDEFHTNMREAGARVLAEGLAPVAGAIEFIEGLPSEIPKAVASSSSTRWIRTHLDHLGLRSAFEPHIYSGREHVERGKPEPDLYIHAARALGVPIERTAIIEDSRVGAIGALASGGTVIGLAAGSHCRDGHEEMLRGLGVEHVAHSFDDVSRMLGLA is encoded by the coding sequence ATGATCCCCTTCGATGCCCTGATCTTCGACTTCGACGGCGTTCTGCTCGAAAGCGAGCTGCCGATGAACCAAATCATCGCCGACGTGCTTACGGACCTTGGCCATCCAACCACGCTCGACGATGCGCTTCAACATTCTGTCGGGCACACCGGGCGTGAGGTGTTCCGCATCATGGAGCAGCGCATCGGCGGGCCCTTGCCGGACGAATTCCACACGAACATGCGTGAAGCGGGCGCGCGCGTGCTTGCGGAAGGGCTGGCCCCGGTCGCCGGCGCGATCGAGTTCATCGAGGGGCTGCCGTCGGAGATTCCGAAGGCAGTTGCGTCATCGAGTTCGACCAGATGGATCCGCACCCACCTCGACCATCTGGGGCTGCGATCCGCGTTCGAGCCCCACATTTACAGCGGCAGGGAGCACGTCGAGCGCGGCAAGCCTGAACCCGACCTCTACATCCATGCGGCGCGAGCGCTTGGGGTGCCGATCGAGCGGACGGCCATCATCGAAGACTCGCGCGTGGGCGCCATCGGCGCGCTCGCCTCAGGCGGAACGGTGATCGGTCTCGCGGCCGGGAGCCACTGCCGCGATGGCCATGAGGAAATGCTGCGTGGCCTCGGCGTGGAGCACGTCGCGCATAGCTTTGACGACGTGAGCCGAATGCTCGGACTCGCCTAG
- the ribA gene encoding GTP cyclohydrolase II has translation MTGGEAVRRAIALLRAGRPVRIIGSADFTAAAVETTSAELLELRDAGRTARLLISGNRAAALKLANERDAADPANPVIIERAPWLDAAAAKAIADPARDLDRGPLGPLQPVGGACVETAEAALSLARSAGLLPALWMLEPVDGDPEVAAAEVAEQRRHPAVEIVARAKLPLDELPPTQIVAFRASDDGQEHVGLVVGAFAGKPPLIRLHSECLTGDVFGSLKCDCGQQLKQALRIIGNAGGGVLLYLRQEGRGIGLANKIRAYSLQDQGLDTVDANRRLGFADDERDYGHAAAMLRALGIAEVRLLTNNPEKVRGLEAAGIAVAERVAHQMPANPHNADYLATKRKRSGHLLV, from the coding sequence TTGACCGGAGGGGAGGCCGTTCGGCGCGCCATTGCGCTGCTGCGCGCCGGCCGCCCCGTCCGAATCATTGGCTCGGCGGACTTCACTGCCGCAGCAGTCGAAACCACGAGCGCGGAGTTACTTGAGCTGCGCGACGCCGGGCGCACAGCGCGGCTGCTGATCAGCGGCAATCGTGCAGCCGCGCTGAAGCTGGCGAACGAGCGCGACGCCGCCGACCCGGCGAACCCGGTCATCATCGAGCGGGCCCCGTGGCTCGACGCCGCGGCCGCGAAGGCGATCGCCGATCCGGCGCGCGACCTCGACCGTGGCCCGCTGGGGCCACTCCAGCCGGTCGGCGGGGCATGCGTGGAGACGGCCGAGGCGGCACTGTCGCTCGCGAGGTCGGCAGGGCTCCTTCCGGCGCTGTGGATGCTCGAACCCGTCGATGGCGATCCGGAGGTTGCCGCTGCCGAAGTCGCTGAGCAGCGCCGCCACCCGGCGGTCGAGATCGTGGCACGAGCAAAGCTTCCGCTCGACGAATTGCCGCCAACGCAGATCGTCGCGTTTCGCGCCTCCGATGACGGGCAGGAGCATGTCGGACTGGTGGTCGGCGCCTTTGCCGGAAAGCCGCCGCTGATCCGCTTGCACAGCGAGTGCCTGACCGGCGACGTGTTCGGATCGCTCAAGTGCGATTGCGGGCAACAGCTGAAGCAAGCCTTACGGATCATCGGCAATGCGGGCGGCGGCGTGCTGCTCTACCTCCGCCAGGAGGGCCGCGGAATCGGCCTCGCCAACAAGATCCGCGCTTATTCGCTGCAGGACCAGGGACTCGACACGGTGGATGCGAACCGCCGGCTCGGCTTCGCCGACGACGAGCGGGACTACGGCCACGCCGCCGCAATGCTTCGTGCGCTCGGCATCGCCGAGGTGCGGCTGCTGACGAACAACCCCGAGAAGGTGAGGGGCTTGGAAGCCGCCGGCATCGCGGTCGCGGAACGGGTCGCCCATCAGATGCCTGCCAATCCCCACAATGCCGACTATCTCGCGACAAAGCGCAAGCGCAGCGGTCATCTGCTCGTCTAG